The window GGTACGGGGCGTGCGACGTGCGCAGCACGAAGAGGACTTCCCACAGCGCCTCGCGGGCAGCTTCGGGCAGACCGAGCCGGTACTTCTCGGCGTCCTGCGTACAGTCCACGGCCCACGGCGGCCCGGTGAACTCTTCGCTCACTCGCCGGGCTCCCGCTCGCGCAGCTCGTGGCGGATGCGAGAGGCCTCGTCGAGGAGTTTGCGGGCCGCTTCGGCGTCCGTGGCTTCGGCCGCCCGCTTTTCGAGATCGCTGACATGGCGGTCCAGCCCGGGGTCGCGTGCGAGGGCGTACTCGCCCCACCAGCGGGCCATGAACGCGGGCACCGGTGCGATGTCGTAGGC is drawn from Streptomyces sp. NBC_01232 and contains these coding sequences:
- a CDS encoding DUF6247 family protein codes for the protein MTTATPEPGGSVPPMPEYTPKALRAAIAAHAPALLPDFDNAWRQQIADAYDIAPVPAFMARWWGEYALARDPGLDRHVSDLEKRAAEATDAEAARKLLDEASRIRHELREREPGE